A part of Heliangelus exortis chromosome 3, bHelExo1.hap1, whole genome shotgun sequence genomic DNA contains:
- the ESCO2 gene encoding N-acetyltransferase ESCO2 — MAAALRHSGEEMAAVTPQKRSWSSADPEGSSSAFETPMKRRATSSPPAPQLQGSPKSSQEVKENQPPLGKLGACRMLDISPLQAARVPAAEQRGSPRKASPTPASSYRHLVPPESFYGKGKTYLTPLERKELKENLPWGERRRAEPLPAASRREKGNRSTKLSKQRSSSKHGKTLPKTLKKAKGEVPGTKGSLEKENGSCLVKKKMDSPFRVLSMTVKPALKLQLGAAFFSARKKSHSKKPPGDPRAAQDLPRAQQENPQPRSTKLDPAGRSKALEAGGILRSIPLPQKKEEEEGKDLPSSAGKRLMCEGKTAPQQSSSTSEPAGGGSCREQGAAEFPSPSPGSQDPPLKTQASPPRAVVYPIFSSPPATRKRTQAALDELTSPFGSNPPGKPSHSSQKNKKGKELCRSSGDQMIIDAGQKHFGAIVCKSCGMLYTAASPEDEAQHIQHHERFLEGLRYVGWKKERVVAEFWDGKIVLILPSDPKYAVRKAEDVREIVDNELGFKQVALSCPAKTKIYLFVSNEKMIVGCLVAEPIKQAFRVLSEPGAAPSPGQDVLQNHRAWRCSTKAEPALCGVSRIWVCSPSRRNRIARRMVDVLRSTFTYGSFLSTQEIAFSDPTPDGKAFATKYCQTPNFLVYNFLSGN; from the exons ATGGCGGCGGCGCTGAG GCACTCTGGTgaggagatggcagctgtcaccccacagaaaaggagctggagctctgctgacCCTGAGGG ctcctcctcagccttTGAGACTCCGATGAAGAGAAGAGCAACCagctcccccccagctcctcagctccaaGGCTCCCCCAAATCCAGCCAGGAAGTGAAGGAAAATCAGCCCCCCCTGGGGAAGCTGGGAGCCTGCAGGATGTTGGATATCtcccccctccaggcagccagggtgcctgcagctgagcagaggggatCCCCTAGGAAAGCatcccccactcctgcctcctcctACAGGCACCTGGTGCCTCCTGAGTCTTTTTATGGCAAGGGAAAAACTTACCTGACACCTCTGGAGAGGAAAGAGCTGAAGGAGAACCTGCcctggggggagaggaggagggctgagcctctcccagctgccagcaggagggagaaggggaacaGGAGCACCAAGCTGagcaagcagaggagcagctccaaACATGGCAAAACTCTCCCCAAAACGCTGAAGAAGGCCAAGGGAGAGGTGCCAGGGACCAAGGGCAGCCTGGAGAAAGAGAATGGGAGCTGCCTGGTTAAGAAGAAGATGGATTCCCCCTTCAGGGTCCTCAGCATGACAGTCAAACCTGCCCTGAagctccagctgggagcagctttcttttctgccaggaaaaaatCTCACTCCAAAAAACCTCCCGGAGACCCCCGAGCTGCCCAGGATCtccccagagctcagcaggaaaacccccagcccaggagcacAAAGCTGGACCCAGCTGGGAGAAGCAAAGCCCTGGAGGCAGGTGGCATCTTGAGGAGCATCCCCCTGCctcagaagaaggaagaggaggaggggaaggactTGCCAAGCTCTGCAGGAAAACGTTTGATGTGTGAAGGGAAAACAGCCccccagcaaagcagcagcacctctgagCCTGCAGGAGGAGGGTCCTGCAGAGAGCAAGGG gctgcagaattcccctctccatcccctggCTCCCAGGACCCCCCTCTGAAAACCCAAG CATCTCCCCCCAGAGCTGTTGTCTACCCCATATTCAGCTCCCCCCCTGCCACCAGGAAAAG GACTCAGGCTGCTCTGGATGAACTGACTTCTCCTTTTGGATCCAACCCACCTGGAAAACCATCTCACAGCTCCCAGAAAAACAAGAAGGGCAAAGAGTTGTGCAGGAGCTCTGGAGATCAGATGATCATT GATGCAGGTCAGAAGCATTTTGGTGCCATTGTTTGCAAGTCCTGTGGAATGCTCTACACAGCTGCCAGCCCAGAGGATGAAGCCCAACACATCCAGCACCACGAGAGGTTCCTGGAGGGGCTCAGATATGTG ggctggaagaAGGAACGGGTGGTGGCAGAGTTCTGGGATGGGAAAATCGTTCTGATCCTTCCCAGTGACCCCAAATATGCTGTCAGGAAG GCTGAAGATGTCAGAGAAATCGTGGACAACGAGCTGGGATTTAAGCAAGTGGCTTTGAGCTGCCCTGCCAAGACCAAAATCTACTTGTTTGTGTCCAATGAGAAGATGATTGTGGGGTGCTTAGTGGCTGAACCCATCAAGCAG GCTTTCCGGGTGCTGTcggagccaggagctgctccctccccaggccAGGACGTGCTGCAGAACCACCGGGCCTGGCGCTGCTCCACCAAGGCAGAACCAGCACTCTGTGGGGTCAGCAGGATCTGGGTCTGCAGCCCCAGCCGCAGGAACCGCATCGCCCGGCGCATGGTGGATGTGctgag GAGCACCTTCACGTACGGCTCCTTCCTCAGCACCCAGGAAATCGCCTTCTCCGACCCCACTCCGGATGGCAAAGCCTTTGCCACCAAATATTGCCAAACCCCCAACTTCCTGGTGTACAATTTCCTTTCTGGCAACTGA